The stretch of DNA TGGACCATTGGTCAAGCGGACCACGGACAAGCAGCCGCAGGCCGCGCCGCTACAGGTAGACCTTTCCTTGGGACGTTGATGTGACAATTTCTCCCTAGTGATTTAAGGGAGCTCACGACCAAAAACTCCCTGCGTTCATTTCTAATTGCATTTTGTCTCCACTTCTATAGAGACCCTCACTCATGAGGACAACCGACAAGACGCACTGCCCTTCGGTCGGGCAGTCACACCAAAATCTGGATCAGTaagtaaaaagtaaattaatataatataagtcagtaatcaagtttaaaaagtaattgggTCATGATTAAGAAATCTAATCACAGGCTCATACCaaatactataatataaatagaGGCCCAAGGTAGGTTGGTAAAGATTTTTTAACTCGCATTTATTACCACATTTATTGTTATCTCCCGATCGGACttgaactgacttaagcatcggacccttttagacaggtaccccgatcacCTGATCAGCCGAGCGGAAGGAGAAAAAGACTTTGAACAAGAGAAAGAATCGAGCAAGCTAGCCGAGGAGAACATCGGACAAAAGGACTAAAGGGTAATTTAAGTGTTGAAAGTTAGTGCTTGGCCCCTACACCCAAAACACTAAGCAACCTTTCCACAATGTTCTAAAATAtacaagtttaaaataaaaattatgttcaaattattttttaatcatggaaacaaaatttgtatatgaattttcatttcaaagtaAACATGTATTTAAAGTTGTTATGAGTGTTAACCATAATCATAATACGTATCTAGAATTCGGAGGAGCGAATTAACTTGTTTTGTTAAATTACAAGCCCAATAGCTTTTCCATTTCCGACGCCGAACTCCATGCCCAGCCCAATCGAGTAGACTAAACAGAAACTGAAAAACCTGCTGGCCCAAACAAAATGGGCTCTTATGGAAACCCAGTTGCAGTGAATCACTTTCCACTTCGCTATTGGGGAAGAACCCAGAACAATAGATAATTTGATTGAACACGACTCAAGATCAAAGAACATTCTGGAGTGTCCGCGACAACTCCTATCataaacacataaaatatataataatttcataGTTCATCACAGAAATTGCAAGAACCATATCATTCATCgtgtttttccctttttctgCTACATTTCTCTTTGCACTGGTGTAATCAACAATGGCTGACACTATCTTTGGGTACCCTCTCAGACGCTTCTTCTGGAGTCACCCTCCAATTTTCAGAGAATGGTCAGGCTCCATGGCCCTCTTGGACTGGCTCGAATCACCTAATGCACACATCTTAAAAATTAACGTTCCAGGTACCGTTATCAGattgttatgaaaataatgttcGATATAAAACTATTCGAgtgttgtttttcaattttagtgtAAACTTTTGTTATGTGTATTATGGAATTGAATCTCTAGTTCCAATTAGAATATTAGAAAATGTATATGGAGAATTGCATCTAATTGTTTTCAGTTGCACGTAATTGCAATCTTTAACTGTTTCTTCACATTCAATGATCCATTGGAATCATGGGTGGAGGTGCTGTATGTAGTGGTAAAAAGGGAATCTTTTTTTAGGGTTTGACTTGAGTGGTATTGAAttgattttgagtttttatGGTGGGTATGTGTGTGGATAGGATTCAGCAAGGATGACATAAAGGTGGAAATTGAGGATGGAAATGTTCTACACATCAAAGGGGAAGGTGGGAGAGAGGAGGCTCAAGCAAAGGAAAAGGACAGTGTTTGGCATGTTGCTGAGAGAGGCACTGGGAATGGTGGTTTCTCAAGGGAAATTGAATTGCCAGAAAATGTGAAGGTGGATCAGATTAAAGCACAGGTTGAAAATGGTGTCCTCACTATACTTTTGCCTAAAGACACAACTACCAAATCACCTAAAGTCAGAAACATCAACATCACTAGCAGGCTTTAAGCTTTTCAGATCTAGAATATGTTTATATCAATAAGAATCCCAAGACCATATAAGTTCTATCGTGTATGTGAGGGTGTGTGTATATTGTACCTACTTCTGCAATTTATATGTAGTTATGAACCTTGTGTAACTTTCTGAATAGCTAATTTGGTATGAAAAAGAGCATAGTTTTGTTCCAAAGTTCAAAAAGCCAAATCAGAGTTACCAAACAACAGAACTTGATTACTTCTGCAACTGTAACAACATTCATGTTCTCACTAATCATTGGTGTGGAATCAGCTATCAATAATGTGTACATTATATAGGAGTTGCCATTGCCAACTAGATTTAGGAGGAACATGAGGTGTGAGGAGAATGgtagatagaaaaaaaaaaaaaacaattaaaatttaaatcttttatattcATCGATCCTTTTCTCTGATAAAACTTACCAAGGAATGTCAATGATTTTGTTCCTGCCTGTAAGAGTGACTTTAAAGGCAATTACTTAAACTACTTTTTCTGTAGAACACAAACTACACCTTAACAAATTGCATCATTAGAGATTATTTATTAAGAAAGTTCATACACAAGCAACCAAATGGAGTCACGTTGTATAACACTGAAACAAAAACTACTTGTTCTGCAGTGGGAAATGCGAACTAGAGAAAGGTTCTGTGAACCATGTTAAGAATGCTAGctgaagaattaaaaaaatatatataaaaaaaatcatgcagAAACGAATTAGAAAATTACACGAAAACCAAAGTCTACATATACATAATTAACAAATGAAGGTTGTATTTCAGTGGTTG from Vigna unguiculata cultivar IT97K-499-35 chromosome 8, ASM411807v1, whole genome shotgun sequence encodes:
- the LOC114194933 gene encoding 15.7 kDa heat shock protein, peroxisomal; the encoded protein is MADTIFGYPLRRFFWSHPPIFREWSGSMALLDWLESPNAHILKINVPGFSKDDIKVEIEDGNVLHIKGEGGREEAQAKEKDSVWHVAERGTGNGGFSREIELPENVKVDQIKAQVENGVLTILLPKDTTTKSPKVRNINITSRL